One stretch of Oncorhynchus gorbuscha isolate QuinsamMale2020 ecotype Even-year linkage group LG21, OgorEven_v1.0, whole genome shotgun sequence DNA includes these proteins:
- the LOC124007710 gene encoding Fc receptor-like protein 5 isoform X2, with product MRELTPLCWQLLLLSTLVYCSLGQGGVLSYPASLSVSPDRSQFFKLESVALSCEVQGNSTGWRLKRSTVSGERSDCGRKWGKPQGSSCIVSLIPSDSGVYWCESGSGEHSNAVNITVHAGAVILESPALPVTEGDSVTLSCRYQVTPSDLTADFYKDGSLIRAETTGEITIPAVSKSDEGLYKCTNSEGESPESWMTVTDHSLPASLSVSPDRSQFFKYESVSLSCEVQGNSAGWRLKRSTVSGDRSDCGRKWGKPQGSSCIVSLIPSDSGVYWCESGSGEHSNAVNITVHAGAVILESPALPVTEGDSVTLSCRYQVTPSDLTADFYKDGSLIRAETTGEITIPAVSKSDEGLYKCTNSEGESPESWMTVTGDRVEEE from the exons TGCTGTTGAGTACACTGGTATACTGTAGCCTCGGACAAGGTGGAG ttctctcttATCCAGCCTCTCTGAGCGTCAGTCCTGACAGATCTCAGTTCTTTAAATTAGAGTCTGTCGCTCTGAGCTGTGAGGTTCAGGGGAACTCTACTGGATGGAGACTGAAGAGATCTACAGTCTCTGGGGAGCGTTCAGATTGTGGAAGAAAATGGGGGAAACCACAAGGGTCTTCATGCATCGTGTCACTAATACCATCAGACAGTGGAGTGTACTGGTGTGAGTCTGGGTCTGGAGAACACAGCAATGCTGTCAACATCACAGTACATG ctgGAGCTGTGATCctggagagccctgcccttcCTGTGACTGAGGGAGATTCTGTGACTCTGAGCTGCAGATATCAGGTAACTCCCTCTGACCTCACAGCTGATTTCTACAAAGATGGATCCCTCATCAGGGCtgagactacaggagagataaccATCCCTGCAGTATCCAAGTCAGATGAAGGACTCTACAAGTGTACCAACTCTGAAGGAGAATCACCAGAGAGCTGGATGACTGTGACAG atcactctcttcctgcttctctgAGCGTCAGTCCTGACAGATCTCAGTTTTTTAAAtatgagtctgtctctctgagctGTGAGGTTCAGGGGAACTCTGCTGGATGGAGACTGAAGAGATCCACAGTCTCTGGGGATCGTTCAGATTGTGGAAGAAAATGGGGGAAACCACAAGGGTCTTCATGCATCGTGTCACTAATACCATCAGACAGTGGAGTGTACTGGTGTGAGTCTGGGTCTGGAGAACACAGCAATGCTGTCAACATCACAGTACATG ctgGAGCTGTGATCctggagagccctgcccttcCTGTGACTGAGGGAGATTCTGTGACTCTGAGCTGCAGATATCAGGTAACTCCCTCTGACCTCACAGCTGATTTCTACAAAGATGGATCCCTCATCAGGGCtgagactacaggagagataaccATCCCTGCAGTATCCAAGTCAGATGAAGGACTCTACAAGTGTACCAACTCTGAAGGAGAATCACCAGAGAGCTGGATGACTGTGACAG